From the Roseibium salinum genome, one window contains:
- a CDS encoding DEAD/DEAH box helicase: protein MTDFQSLGLSEGLLTAVAENGYDTPTPIQKQAIPLILEGRDLMGLAQTGTGKTAAFGLPLIDRLLDEDQRPRPRGTRALILAPTRELVNQIAKNLTSFLKKTPLRVTSVVGGVSIAGQIKRLSKGTDILVATPGRLLDLVDRQAVDLRSASYLVLDEADQMLDLGFIHALRRIAGLVAKERQTLLFSATMPKQINELARSYLSNPERVEVSPTGKTADKVTQCVHFMDKNSKTDFMVNLLRSNPKDLSLVFCRTKHGAEKLMRKLAQSGIAASSIHGNKSQNQRERAIRDLREGKINVLVATDVAARGIDIPGVSHVYNFELPEVAEAYVHRIGRTARAGAEGDAVALCSPEEIGLFRQIEKLIGIEIAVASGETPPLSAASREKRGGGGNNRGGGRKMVQHRASSSDNDNREQARRQRRRRQNGSGGRQNAA, encoded by the coding sequence TTGACTGACTTTCAAAGCCTGGGACTATCCGAAGGCCTTCTGACCGCCGTTGCCGAAAACGGCTATGACACTCCTACACCGATCCAGAAACAAGCCATCCCGTTGATCCTGGAAGGGCGCGACCTTATGGGGTTGGCGCAAACCGGGACGGGTAAAACGGCGGCTTTCGGCCTGCCGCTGATCGACCGTTTGCTGGATGAAGATCAAAGACCCCGGCCCAGGGGCACGCGGGCGCTGATCCTGGCACCGACGCGCGAACTGGTGAACCAGATCGCCAAGAACCTGACGTCCTTCCTGAAGAAGACGCCTCTTCGCGTCACGTCCGTTGTCGGCGGCGTGTCGATTGCCGGCCAGATCAAACGCCTTTCCAAGGGCACCGATATTCTGGTTGCGACCCCGGGCCGCCTGCTCGACCTGGTCGACCGGCAGGCTGTGGACCTGCGTTCGGCATCCTATCTCGTCCTCGATGAGGCCGACCAGATGCTGGATCTCGGCTTCATCCACGCCTTGCGCCGGATCGCCGGGCTGGTGGCCAAGGAGCGGCAGACGCTGCTGTTTTCCGCCACGATGCCGAAACAGATCAACGAACTGGCACGGTCCTATCTGTCCAATCCCGAGCGTGTGGAAGTTTCGCCGACCGGCAAGACTGCGGACAAGGTCACCCAGTGCGTCCATTTCATGGACAAGAACAGCAAGACCGACTTCATGGTCAACCTGTTGCGGTCGAACCCGAAGGACCTCTCGCTGGTTTTCTGCCGCACCAAGCATGGTGCTGAGAAGCTCATGCGCAAACTGGCGCAGAGCGGCATAGCGGCAAGTTCGATCCACGGCAACAAGAGCCAGAACCAGCGTGAACGGGCAATCCGTGACCTGCGCGAAGGCAAGATCAACGTGCTCGTGGCAACCGATGTCGCGGCGCGCGGCATCGATATCCCTGGTGTGAGCCACGTTTATAACTTCGAATTGCCGGAAGTCGCCGAAGCCTATGTGCACCGGATCGGCCGGACGGCCCGTGCCGGGGCCGAAGGCGACGCGGTCGCACTCTGCTCACCGGAAGAGATCGGTCTGTTCCGGCAGATTGAAAAGCTGATCGGCATCGAAATCGCCGTGGCAAGCGGTGAAACCCCGCCTCTTTCGGCTGCCAGCCGGGAAAAGCGCGGCGGCGGCGGCAACAATCGCGGTGGCGGCAGGAAGATGGTTCAACATCGTGCGTCTTCCAGCGACAACGACAACCGCGAGCAGGCCAGACGCCAGCGGCGGCGGCGCCAGAACGGCAGCGGCGGCCGGCAGAACGCGGCCTGA
- a CDS encoding chorismate mutase, producing MSDVKPPEECVSKADIRTAIDAIDEELLKIFARRQGYVRRMAQLKQHPDEAFDHERIETMVALIRARAEELGLEGDQAEHVWRTLIDWNVTYEKRAISLRLETRDRAGRHG from the coding sequence ATGAGCGATGTGAAGCCGCCAGAGGAGTGCGTGAGCAAGGCCGACATCCGCACCGCCATTGACGCCATCGACGAAGAACTCCTCAAGATCTTCGCCCGCCGCCAGGGCTATGTGCGCCGCATGGCGCAGCTGAAACAGCACCCGGATGAAGCCTTCGACCACGAGCGCATCGAAACGATGGTGGCACTGATCAGGGCACGTGCCGAAGAGCTTGGCCTTGAGGGCGATCAGGCCGAACACGTGTGGCGCACGCTGATCGACTGGAACGTGACTTACGAAAAACGCGCGATTTCGCTTCGGCTTGAAACGCGGGATCGGGCCGGACGGCACGGCTGA
- a CDS encoding NADP-dependent malic enzyme: MSDSKNTESDLTEAALFYHEQPRPGKLEIQATKPLGNQRDLALAYSPGVAAPCLAIAEDPAKAANYTSRGNLVAVISNGTAVLGLGNIGPLASKPVMEGKAVLFKKFAGIDVFDIEVAEYDVDQFVHAVSVLEPTFGGINLEDIKAPECFMIERKLREKMNIPVFHDDQHGTAIIVGAAVRNGLDLAGKKIEDARIVASGAGAAALACLNMLVSLGARRENIWVTDIEGVVYEGRETLMDEWKAAFAQKTDKRTLDEVIDGADVFLGLSAAGVLKPHMVEKMGKGPLILALANPNPEIMPEAAKAVRDDVVMCTGRSDYPNQVNNVLCFPYIFRGALDVGATTINEEMKRAAVEAIAGLAREEPSDVAARAYGGRTETFGPNYLIPSPFDQRLILRIAPAVARAAMATGVATRPIEDFDAYMDRLNRFVFRSGLIMKPIIQNASKDPKRIIYAEGEDERVLRAAQVLLEDKIAKPILVGRPDVLKTRCERFGLRIRPDVDFEFINPLEDPRYREYVDEYFECVGRKGMPPNAARTVVRTNSTVISALAVRRGDADAVICGLEGRFIRHLRDIKQVIGVRENVRDLSAMSLLINSQQGAVFLSDTFVTEDPTAEEISEMAHLAADEIRRFGIEPKIALLSLSNFGSRDTASSRKMREALELIWKRYPDLEADGEMHGDSALSVALRERVMPTSKLTGEANLLLFPNLDAANIAHNLLKVATQALHVGPILLGAARPAHILTPSVTSRGVVNMSALACVEAQTWSAD; encoded by the coding sequence ATGAGCGACAGCAAGAATACCGAAAGCGATCTGACTGAAGCAGCCCTGTTCTATCATGAACAACCGCGGCCCGGGAAACTGGAGATCCAGGCGACCAAACCGCTCGGCAACCAGCGCGACCTGGCGCTTGCCTATTCGCCCGGTGTGGCGGCTCCCTGTCTTGCAATCGCCGAGGACCCGGCAAAGGCCGCCAACTACACCTCACGCGGCAACCTGGTCGCGGTGATATCCAACGGCACGGCTGTTCTCGGCCTGGGCAATATCGGTCCCCTTGCATCCAAACCCGTGATGGAGGGCAAGGCCGTCCTCTTCAAGAAATTCGCCGGCATCGATGTCTTCGACATCGAAGTTGCCGAATATGATGTCGATCAGTTCGTTCACGCCGTGTCGGTTCTCGAGCCGACCTTCGGCGGCATCAATCTGGAAGACATCAAGGCACCGGAATGCTTCATGATCGAAAGGAAGCTCCGGGAGAAAATGAACATCCCGGTCTTCCATGACGACCAGCACGGCACGGCGATCATCGTCGGTGCCGCGGTCCGCAACGGCCTGGATCTCGCCGGCAAGAAGATCGAAGACGCCAGGATCGTCGCCTCCGGCGCCGGCGCGGCCGCGCTCGCCTGCCTGAACATGCTGGTCTCCCTCGGCGCCAGGCGGGAGAACATCTGGGTCACCGACATCGAAGGCGTCGTCTATGAGGGCCGTGAAACGCTCATGGATGAATGGAAGGCGGCCTTCGCGCAAAAGACCGACAAGCGGACGCTGGACGAGGTGATCGACGGCGCCGACGTCTTCCTCGGCCTGTCGGCCGCCGGCGTACTGAAGCCGCACATGGTCGAAAAGATGGGCAAGGGACCGCTGATCCTCGCGCTGGCCAACCCGAACCCGGAAATCATGCCGGAAGCGGCCAAGGCCGTGCGTGATGACGTGGTCATGTGTACCGGCCGCTCCGACTATCCGAACCAGGTCAACAACGTCCTGTGCTTCCCCTACATCTTCCGCGGCGCGCTGGATGTGGGCGCGACCACCATCAACGAGGAGATGAAGCGTGCGGCGGTCGAGGCGATTGCAGGCCTTGCGCGCGAGGAGCCGTCCGACGTGGCGGCCCGGGCCTATGGCGGCAGGACGGAGACGTTCGGGCCGAATTACCTGATCCCGTCGCCCTTCGACCAGCGTCTCATCCTGCGTATCGCTCCGGCCGTCGCCAGGGCGGCGATGGCCACTGGCGTTGCGACCCGGCCGATCGAGGATTTCGACGCCTACATGGATCGGCTGAACCGCTTCGTGTTCCGCTCCGGCCTGATCATGAAGCCGATCATCCAGAACGCCAGCAAGGATCCCAAGCGGATCATCTATGCCGAAGGCGAGGACGAGCGCGTGCTCAGGGCGGCGCAGGTGCTGCTGGAGGACAAGATCGCCAAGCCGATCCTCGTCGGGCGCCCGGACGTTCTCAAGACGCGCTGCGAGCGCTTCGGCCTCAGGATCCGTCCGGATGTGGACTTCGAATTCATCAATCCGCTGGAAGATCCGCGCTACCGCGAATATGTCGACGAATATTTCGAGTGTGTCGGCCGCAAGGGCATGCCGCCCAATGCCGCGCGAACCGTGGTGCGCACCAATTCGACGGTGATTTCCGCACTCGCCGTGCGGCGCGGCGATGCGGATGCCGTCATTTGCGGTCTGGAAGGCCGCTTCATCCGCCATCTGCGCGATATCAAGCAGGTGATCGGCGTCAGGGAAAATGTCCGCGATCTGTCGGCAATGTCGCTGCTGATCAACAGCCAGCAAGGGGCGGTCTTCCTGTCCGACACCTTTGTCACGGAAGATCCGACGGCGGAGGAAATCTCGGAAATGGCGCATCTGGCAGCGGATGAAATCCGCCGCTTCGGCATCGAGCCGAAGATCGCCTTGCTGTCCCTGTCGAATTTCGGCTCCCGCGACACCGCCTCCTCACGCAAGATGCGTGAGGCTCTGGAGCTGATCTGGAAGCGCTATCCGGATCTGGAAGCAGATGGCGAAATGCACGGCGACTCGGCCTTGAGCGTCGCCTTGCGCGAACGTGTGATGCCGACCAGCAAGCTGACCGGCGAGGCCAACCTGCTGCTCTTCCCCAACCTGGACGCGGCCAATATCGCCCACAATCTTCTGAAAGTGGCGACCCAGGCGCTCCATGTCGGCCCGATTCTGCTGGGTGCGGCCAGACCTGCGCATATCCTGACGCCGTCCGTCACCTCGCGCGGGGTGGTCAACATGTCGGCCCTGGCCTGTGTCGAGGCGCAGACCTGGTCGGCCGACTGA
- a CDS encoding PLP-dependent aminotransferase family protein, producing MTAWDSLYAKRAGRMRASEIRELLKLLDQPDVISFAGGIPDATLFPAEAFQKAYADILGGEEAGKALQYGVSEGSLRLRRWIVAHMQDLGVACGPENILVTSGSQQALDYIGKLFLSAGDTALVQSPTYLGALQAFNAYEPAFDRLGAGTNFAASEYTARAAEAGGSVKFAYLSPDFANPTGLTLDLEERLQVLSLAGELSCAVVEDAPYQSLRYDGDPVPSLLALDCDASGGIESARTLYCGSFSKSLSPGLRLGWICAASEVISRLVLIKQASDLNTPVLNQEAMARVAESVYETHTASTNAVYKARRDAMLAALERHMPQGTRWTKPGGGMFIWVELPDGMDGAALLARSVEMARVAFVPGSAFHPDGRGANTMRLSFSCADPDRIETGIARLGKVIAQAVTSAQHSAA from the coding sequence ATGACCGCCTGGGACAGCCTGTATGCCAAGCGCGCCGGTAGGATGCGCGCTTCGGAAATCCGTGAACTTCTGAAGCTGCTGGACCAGCCGGACGTGATTTCCTTTGCCGGCGGCATTCCTGACGCCACGCTGTTCCCGGCGGAGGCCTTCCAGAAGGCCTATGCGGATATCCTGGGCGGCGAGGAGGCCGGCAAGGCCCTGCAATATGGCGTCAGTGAAGGCAGCCTGCGGCTGCGGCGCTGGATCGTCGCGCACATGCAGGATCTGGGTGTCGCTTGCGGACCGGAAAACATCCTGGTCACGTCCGGCTCCCAGCAGGCACTGGATTATATCGGCAAGCTGTTTCTGTCCGCCGGGGACACGGCCCTCGTCCAATCGCCGACTTATCTCGGCGCCCTTCAGGCCTTCAATGCCTATGAACCCGCTTTCGACAGGCTCGGGGCAGGGACAAACTTCGCGGCCTCTGAATATACGGCCCGGGCGGCCGAGGCCGGCGGCAGTGTAAAGTTCGCCTATCTGTCGCCGGATTTTGCCAATCCGACGGGCCTGACCCTTGATCTGGAGGAGCGGCTGCAGGTTCTGTCGCTGGCCGGGGAATTGTCATGTGCGGTGGTCGAGGATGCGCCCTATCAAAGCCTGCGCTACGACGGCGACCCCGTCCCCTCCTTGCTGGCGCTTGATTGCGACGCGTCCGGCGGCATCGAGAGCGCGCGGACGCTTTATTGCGGCAGCTTTTCCAAGTCCCTGTCGCCAGGGCTGAGGCTCGGCTGGATCTGCGCGGCCAGCGAAGTGATCTCCAGACTGGTGCTGATCAAACAGGCGAGTGATCTCAACACGCCCGTCCTCAATCAGGAAGCCATGGCGCGCGTCGCCGAGAGCGTCTACGAAACCCACACCGCCAGCACCAATGCGGTCTACAAGGCGCGCCGGGATGCCATGCTGGCGGCCCTGGAGAGGCATATGCCGCAAGGCACGCGCTGGACGAAGCCGGGCGGCGGCATGTTCATCTGGGTCGAGCTGCCTGACGGGATGGACGGCGCCGCGCTGCTGGCGAGGTCGGTCGAGATGGCGCGGGTCGCCTTTGTTCCGGGAAGCGCCTTCCATCCGGACGGCAGGGGGGCGAACACGATGCGCCTCAGCTTCTCCTGCGCCGATCCGGACAGGATCGAGACAGGTATCGCGCGTCTGGGGAAGGTCATTGCCCAGGCGGTGACATCCGCGCAGCATTCGGCGGCCTGA
- the moaB gene encoding molybdenum cofactor biosynthesis protein B has translation MSRLDESRPFVPLNIAVLTVSDTRTPAEDRSGNTLADRIEKAGHILADRKIVTDDIPAIQEIARAWIADKGVDVIISTGGTGFTGRDVTPEAMEPLFEKRMDGFSEVFHRISYDKIGTSTIQSRATGGVAGATYIFVLPGSPGACKDAWDGILKWQLDYRHMPCNFVEIMPRLDEHLKRGKLREA, from the coding sequence ATGTCCCGCCTTGATGAATCCCGCCCCTTCGTCCCGCTGAACATCGCCGTTCTGACGGTTTCCGACACCAGGACGCCGGCCGAAGACAGGTCCGGCAACACGCTTGCCGACCGGATCGAAAAGGCCGGACATATACTCGCGGACCGGAAGATCGTCACGGATGACATTCCGGCGATCCAGGAGATCGCAAGAGCCTGGATCGCGGACAAAGGCGTGGATGTCATCATCTCCACCGGCGGCACCGGCTTTACCGGCAGGGACGTCACGCCGGAAGCGATGGAGCCCCTGTTCGAAAAGCGGATGGATGGGTTTTCCGAAGTATTCCACCGCATTTCCTACGACAAGATCGGCACTTCGACGATCCAGTCCCGGGCAACCGGTGGTGTGGCGGGAGCAACCTATATCTTCGTGCTTCCGGGATCGCCCGGCGCCTGCAAGGACGCCTGGGACGGCATCCTGAAGTGGCAGCTCGACTACCGGCATATGCCGTGCAATTTCGTCGAGATCATGCCGCGGCTCGACGAGCACCTCAAACGCGGCAAGCTGCGGGAAGCCTGA
- a CDS encoding GNAT family N-acetyltransferase has translation MTFIVRASAPEDSDAVSGLLLKSYSELLRTAYEAQVLEKALPLITTARPDLLSCGSYYVAETGDGRIVGAGGWTRHSPTGRNETATNGNIRHFATDPDFARKGIGRTLMAQCIEEASKAGLAELNCYSTLNGESFYAACGFESVEDFPIELPGGVVFPSVRMVRKL, from the coding sequence ATGACTTTTATCGTCCGTGCCAGCGCTCCGGAAGACAGCGACGCGGTCTCCGGCCTGCTCCTGAAGAGCTACTCCGAACTGCTCCGCACGGCTTATGAGGCGCAGGTCCTGGAAAAAGCCCTGCCGCTGATCACCACCGCGCGCCCCGACCTTCTGAGCTGCGGCAGCTACTATGTGGCCGAAACCGGCGACGGGCGAATTGTCGGAGCCGGCGGCTGGACCAGACATTCTCCCACCGGACGCAATGAAACCGCCACCAACGGCAATATCCGTCATTTCGCCACCGACCCGGATTTTGCCCGCAAGGGCATTGGCCGGACACTGATGGCGCAATGTATCGAAGAGGCCTCGAAGGCCGGCCTTGCTGAGCTCAACTGCTACTCGACTCTCAACGGCGAGAGCTTTTATGCCGCCTGCGGGTTTGAGTCGGTGGAAGACTTCCCGATCGAGCTGCCGGGCGGGGTCGTATTTCCCTCGGTCCGGATGGTGAGAAAGCTTTAG
- a CDS encoding glycosyltransferase, with amino-acid sequence MISVIIPTRNSETGLVHALAALVPAAAEGVVREVIVVDGGSSDHTEQVADAAGCEWVSMDAPRSVRLAHGASLARRGEWLLFLQPDSLLEAGWHHEAQAFIERAMRAPNGPRTAASFRMRHEAFGLSARVSESVAALRSQLLGMPYGNQGLLISRQFYQVVGGHRPLPELEDLDIAKRIGRSRIVFLRAAAVSSGAPEREGRVSRLRQSLARFCVGTLRLPARLAVKLHG; translated from the coding sequence ATGATCAGTGTCATTATTCCGACAAGAAACTCAGAAACCGGCCTGGTGCACGCGTTGGCGGCCCTGGTGCCGGCTGCGGCCGAAGGCGTGGTCCGCGAAGTGATCGTCGTGGATGGAGGATCTTCAGACCACACCGAACAGGTCGCAGACGCGGCCGGCTGCGAATGGGTGAGCATGGATGCGCCGCGAAGCGTAAGGCTTGCCCATGGGGCGTCGCTGGCAAGGCGGGGCGAATGGCTGCTGTTCCTGCAGCCCGACTCGCTGCTGGAAGCGGGCTGGCATCATGAAGCCCAGGCCTTTATCGAGCGGGCGATGAGAGCGCCAAACGGTCCCCGGACAGCGGCCAGCTTCCGGATGCGTCATGAGGCCTTCGGCCTGAGCGCCAGGGTGAGCGAATCCGTCGCCGCCCTCCGGTCCCAGCTCCTCGGCATGCCCTACGGCAATCAGGGGCTCCTGATCTCCCGTCAGTTCTACCAGGTCGTCGGCGGCCACCGGCCGTTGCCGGAACTGGAAGACCTCGACATCGCCAAGCGCATCGGCCGGAGCAGGATAGTCTTCTTGCGGGCGGCGGCGGTTTCCAGCGGTGCACCGGAGCGCGAGGGACGCGTATCCCGCCTGCGCCAGTCGCTCGCCCGCTTTTGCGTCGGCACCCTGCGCCTTCCGGCAAGGCTGGCGGTCAAGCTTCACGGGTAG
- a CDS encoding PA0069 family radical SAM protein translates to MSGATRSPGAVPDIQDLEQAPRRLAEDRRRGRGAALNKSGRFEPLGRESFDDGWDSLEDLPPLKTTVQEERARTIITRNESPDISFDRSINPYRGCEHGCIYCFARPSHAYMGLSPGLDFETRLFAKPNAAELLERELSRPGYVPRAIAIGTNTDPYQPLERRYTLMREILEVLENCAHPVAIVTKSALITRDIDILSRMAERNLVKVALSITTLDTKLCRAMEPRASAPHKRLGAVRALSAAGIPTSVMMAPVIPALTDSEIERLLETAAEHGATEAAYILLRLPLEVSELFRDWLLRERPGQYRHVMNLIRAMRGGKDYDAKWGERMRGRGPYADQISKRFSLAAKRFGLNLRRKKLNTDDFIQPQKGGVQLSLF, encoded by the coding sequence ATGAGTGGCGCAACACGATCTCCCGGCGCAGTTCCGGACATCCAGGACCTCGAGCAGGCCCCTCGCCGCCTGGCCGAGGACCGCAGGCGCGGCCGCGGCGCGGCTCTCAACAAGAGCGGCCGGTTCGAGCCGCTTGGCCGTGAAAGCTTCGATGACGGCTGGGACAGCCTGGAAGACCTGCCGCCACTCAAGACGACGGTACAGGAGGAGCGCGCGCGCACGATCATCACGCGCAACGAGTCGCCCGACATTTCCTTCGACCGCTCGATAAACCCTTACAGAGGCTGCGAGCACGGCTGCATCTATTGCTTTGCACGGCCGAGCCACGCCTATATGGGGCTGTCCCCGGGCCTCGATTTCGAAACGCGGCTGTTCGCCAAGCCGAATGCCGCCGAACTCCTGGAGCGGGAACTTTCCAGGCCGGGCTATGTCCCGCGCGCGATTGCCATCGGCACCAACACCGATCCCTATCAACCGCTGGAGCGCCGCTACACATTGATGCGGGAGATCCTGGAGGTGCTGGAAAACTGCGCCCATCCCGTGGCGATCGTGACCAAGTCCGCGCTGATCACCCGGGACATCGACATCCTGTCGCGCATGGCCGAGCGCAACCTCGTCAAGGTCGCCTTGTCGATCACCACTCTCGACACCAAACTATGCCGGGCAATGGAGCCCCGGGCCTCCGCGCCGCACAAGCGCCTCGGCGCGGTCCGAGCCCTGTCGGCGGCCGGCATCCCGACGTCCGTCATGATGGCGCCGGTCATTCCCGCCCTGACGGACAGCGAGATCGAGAGACTGCTGGAAACCGCGGCCGAGCACGGGGCGACGGAGGCCGCCTACATCCTGCTGCGGTTGCCGCTGGAAGTTTCCGAACTTTTCCGCGACTGGCTGCTGCGCGAACGCCCGGGGCAATACCGCCATGTGATGAACCTGATCCGCGCGATGCGCGGCGGCAAGGATTATGACGCCAAATGGGGAGAACGGATGCGCGGCCGGGGACCTTACGCCGACCAGATCTCCAAACGGTTTTCCCTTGCAGCCAAACGGTTCGGTCTCAACCTGCGCCGCAAAAAACTGAACACGGACGACTTCATCCAGCCGCAAAAAGGTGGTGTGCAACTGTCCCTTTTTTGA
- a CDS encoding ribonuclease HII, which translates to MADSLSLFDLAFPDSPDPALERDHAAGFKGLLCGVDEAGRGPWAGPVVAAAVILDYDRIPEGLNDSKLLTQERREDLYEKILLSGHVSVASASPATIDRLNIRGATLASMVRAVNGLVRIPDYVLVDGRDVPAGLKQPGQALVKGDGRCLCVAAASIVAKVTRDRMMVALEKLVPGYGSRAAQGLRRAAAPDGARQAGTVPVSPHVVQAGEAGCGSPGLGGRL; encoded by the coding sequence ATGGCCGACAGTCTTTCCCTCTTCGACCTTGCCTTTCCCGATAGCCCTGACCCTGCGCTGGAACGCGACCACGCGGCCGGTTTCAAGGGCCTCTTGTGCGGTGTGGACGAGGCCGGGCGGGGCCCCTGGGCCGGTCCCGTGGTCGCGGCGGCGGTGATCCTGGATTACGACCGCATCCCCGAAGGACTGAACGACTCCAAGCTGCTCACGCAAGAAAGACGCGAAGACCTCTATGAGAAAATTCTGCTCAGCGGCCACGTCTCCGTCGCCAGCGCCTCTCCCGCCACGATCGACAGGCTGAACATTCGCGGCGCGACGCTTGCGTCCATGGTCCGGGCGGTCAACGGGCTGGTCAGGATCCCGGACTATGTGCTGGTCGACGGGCGGGATGTTCCTGCGGGTCTGAAGCAGCCGGGCCAGGCGCTCGTCAAGGGAGACGGCCGATGCCTGTGCGTCGCCGCCGCCTCGATCGTCGCCAAGGTCACGCGGGACCGGATGATGGTGGCACTGGAAAAGCTTGTCCCCGGCTACGGATCTCGCGCAGCACAAGGGCTACGGCGTGCCGCAGCACCAGACGGCGCTCGACAGGCTGGGACCGTCCCAGTATCACCGCATGTCGTTCAGGCCGGTGAGGCTGGCTGCGGGAGTCCCGGATTAGGCGGCCGCCTATAA
- a CDS encoding ATP F0F1 synthase subunit B (Produces ATP from ADP in the presence of a proton gradient across the membrane. Subunit B is part of the membrane proton channel.): MIMDATFWALIGLILFFALIAYVKVPGKIGSALDSRADSIRKDLEEARRMREEAQALLSEYQRKRHAAEAEAEAIIAEANTEAERLTLETNQALEEMMARRSKAAEEKIAQAETQAIAEVRAKAADVAVAAAEQILSAKVKDKVADDILSKSIAQVKERLN; this comes from the coding sequence ATCATCATGGACGCTACTTTTTGGGCCCTGATCGGTCTCATCCTGTTCTTTGCCCTGATCGCCTACGTCAAGGTCCCGGGCAAGATCGGCAGTGCTCTGGACAGCCGTGCCGATTCCATCCGCAAGGATCTGGAAGAAGCACGCCGGATGCGTGAAGAAGCCCAAGCGCTCCTGTCGGAATACCAGCGCAAGCGCCACGCGGCCGAAGCTGAGGCCGAGGCCATCATCGCCGAAGCAAACACGGAAGCCGAACGCCTGACGCTGGAAACCAACCAGGCGCTGGAAGAGATGATGGCCCGGCGTTCGAAGGCCGCGGAAGAAAAGATCGCCCAGGCCGAAACCCAGGCGATCGCCGAAGTCCGCGCCAAGGCTGCCGACGTCGCGGTTGCCGCGGCAGAACAGATCCTCTCTGCCAAGGTCAAGGACAAGGTCGCCGACGACATTCTTTCCAAGAGCATTGCTCAAGTGAAAGAACGGCTGAACTGA
- a CDS encoding F0F1 ATP synthase subunit B, protein MASNAENTNTELHIPSEEHGAGFPPFDATTYSSQILWLAITFGFFYWIMKNVAVPRIAGILEDRKDRIAGDLSEANRLKEETDAAIAAYEQALAEARNKAHGIAHDTRAKLKADQEARREKAEAELSEKLKAAEAHITGIKNEALSQIGDIAGETTSALVEKLIGKAPTKTDLTKALKTAMN, encoded by the coding sequence ATGGCAAGCAACGCCGAAAACACGAACACGGAACTTCATATTCCGTCGGAAGAACACGGCGCTGGGTTTCCGCCCTTCGACGCGACCACCTATTCTTCACAGATCCTGTGGCTGGCCATTACCTTCGGCTTCTTCTACTGGATCATGAAGAACGTGGCTGTGCCCCGGATTGCCGGTATCCTGGAAGACCGCAAGGACCGCATCGCCGGTGATCTTTCCGAGGCCAACCGCCTCAAGGAAGAAACCGACGCAGCGATCGCGGCCTATGAACAGGCTCTGGCCGAAGCCCGAAACAAGGCGCATGGCATCGCCCATGACACGCGAGCCAAGCTGAAGGCCGATCAGGAAGCTCGCCGCGAAAAGGCGGAAGCCGAGCTGAGCGAGAAGCTGAAAGCCGCAGAAGCGCATATTACCGGGATCAAGAACGAGGCCCTGTCCCAGATTGGCGACATTGCCGGAGAAACCACCTCAGCGCTCGTCGAGAAGCTGATTGGCAAGGCTCCGACCAAGACCGATCTGACCAAGGCGCTCAAGACGGCTATGAACTGA
- a CDS encoding F0F1 ATP synthase subunit C translates to MEAEAAKYIGAGIACLGMGGAAIALGTIFGNYLNGALRNPTAADGQFGRLVFGFAVTEALGIFSLLIALLLLFAV, encoded by the coding sequence ATGGAAGCAGAAGCAGCAAAATACATCGGCGCTGGTATCGCATGCCTCGGCATGGGTGGCGCAGCTATCGCACTCGGCACCATCTTCGGTAACTACCTGAACGGCGCTCTGCGCAACCCGACAGCTGCTGACGGTCAGTTCGGCCGTCTGGTGTTCGGCTTCGCCGTTACCGAAGCTCTGGGCATCTTCTCCCTGCTTATCGCTCTTCTCCTGCTCTTCGCCGTCTAA